One region of Dehalococcoidia bacterium genomic DNA includes:
- the panC gene encoding pantoate--beta-alanine ligase, translated as MNVVRSIAEMKKLRRQCKGSVGLVPTMGYLHEGHLELVRRAKSENPVAVATIFVNPTQFGPAEDFKSYPRDLDRDCALLDKVETDIVFVPSDKEMYPDGYDTWVEVRGITSKLEGKSRPTHFQGVTTVCNKLFNIIEPDKAYFGQKDAQQAFVIRKMVSDLNMNLEIVVCPTVRESDGLAMSSRNTYLTTEERPSAVALYKSLCLAKDMYDKGERDADAIKKAMNGLISAVPAAKIDYISIADTVRLDEVDVIRGRVLISLAVRLGKPRLIDNIILG; from the coding sequence TTGAATGTCGTTCGCAGCATAGCCGAGATGAAGAAGCTGCGCCGGCAGTGCAAAGGCAGTGTAGGGCTGGTACCCACCATGGGCTACCTGCACGAGGGGCATCTGGAGCTGGTGCGGCGGGCCAAATCCGAGAATCCCGTCGCCGTGGCCACCATCTTCGTCAATCCCACGCAGTTCGGTCCCGCCGAAGATTTCAAGTCATACCCGCGCGACCTCGACCGCGACTGCGCGCTGCTGGACAAAGTCGAGACCGACATTGTCTTCGTACCGTCGGACAAAGAGATGTACCCCGACGGTTACGACACCTGGGTGGAGGTCCGGGGCATAACCTCCAAACTGGAGGGGAAATCGAGGCCCACGCACTTCCAGGGCGTGACGACCGTCTGCAACAAGCTATTTAATATCATCGAACCTGATAAAGCCTACTTCGGGCAGAAAGACGCCCAGCAGGCCTTTGTGATACGGAAGATGGTGTCCGACCTCAATATGAACCTTGAGATTGTCGTCTGCCCTACCGTGAGGGAGAGCGACGGCCTGGCCATGAGCAGCCGTAACACCTATCTGACCACGGAGGAGCGTCCTTCGGCGGTGGCGCTGTATAAATCGCTCTGCCTGGCAAAGGACATGTATGACAAAGGAGAGAGGGATGCGGACGCGATCAAAAAAGCCATGAACGGCCTGATCTCCGCTGTGCCCGCTGCAAAGATCGACTACATCAGCATCGCCGATACGGTCAGGCTGGACGAGGTGGATGTTATACGGGGCAGGGTGCTGATATCGCTGGCGGTCAGGCTGGGCAAGCCCAGGCTGATCGATAACATCATATTAGGGTGA
- a CDS encoding MFS transporter — MPDKDRKIFGLNPNIFWLGAVSFLTDVSSELIFTLMPLFLANILQTGTIIIGLVEGVAESTASLLKVASGWLSDKIGNRKELSFIGYALSTLAKPFMLIAGSWGPVMAIKFTDRFGKGIRTAPRDAMVGDSCDESERGKAFGFHRAMDTSGAALGLVIAAAVIFLVQGEVLSLQADAYRWLVILGVIPAFIALFFFLFIHEPPKQSCAVSESGLAGVSSAEPPATTAFTGRFKLFLIICFIFTLGNSSDAFLILRAQNLGNNVLYIVLMLIVFNAVYALVSMPAGILSDKLGRKKIIAVGWTIFALVYLGFALFDVEWTAWVLWAMYGVYYGLAEGVARALVCDLVPEDRRGTAFGAYHGVVGITLLPASLIAGWLWQAVSPAAPFYFGAAMAVIAVIGLMVFIREKP; from the coding sequence ATGCCAGATAAAGACAGGAAAATATTCGGGTTAAACCCCAACATCTTCTGGCTGGGCGCAGTGAGCTTCCTCACGGACGTGAGCAGCGAGCTCATCTTCACACTGATGCCGCTTTTCCTGGCCAATATACTGCAGACCGGCACGATTATCATAGGACTGGTCGAGGGCGTGGCCGAAAGCACGGCGTCGCTGCTCAAAGTCGCCAGCGGATGGCTGAGCGATAAGATCGGCAACCGCAAGGAACTGTCTTTTATCGGCTATGCCCTCTCCACGCTGGCCAAACCTTTCATGCTGATAGCCGGCAGCTGGGGCCCGGTGATGGCGATTAAATTCACCGATAGGTTCGGCAAGGGTATACGCACCGCGCCCAGGGACGCTATGGTAGGCGATTCCTGCGATGAGTCGGAGAGGGGAAAGGCCTTCGGCTTCCACCGCGCCATGGACACCTCGGGCGCCGCCCTGGGACTGGTCATCGCCGCGGCGGTGATATTCCTGGTTCAGGGTGAGGTACTGTCCCTGCAGGCCGATGCCTACCGCTGGCTGGTCATTCTGGGTGTGATACCGGCTTTCATCGCGCTGTTTTTCTTTCTGTTTATCCATGAGCCTCCCAAACAGAGCTGCGCCGTCTCTGAGTCCGGGCTGGCGGGTGTGAGTAGCGCTGAGCCGCCTGCTACGACAGCCTTCACCGGCAGGTTCAAGCTGTTTCTGATCATCTGTTTCATTTTCACGCTGGGCAATTCCAGCGACGCCTTCCTGATACTGAGGGCGCAAAACCTGGGGAACAACGTTCTCTATATCGTTCTCATGTTGATCGTGTTCAATGCCGTCTACGCGCTGGTCTCAATGCCGGCAGGCATCCTCTCCGACAAGCTGGGCAGAAAGAAGATCATCGCTGTAGGGTGGACCATCTTTGCGCTGGTCTATCTGGGCTTCGCCCTCTTCGATGTGGAATGGACGGCCTGGGTGCTGTGGGCGATGTACGGCGTATATTACGGCCTGGCCGAGGGTGTGGCCAGAGCCCTGGTTTGCGACCTGGTGCCTGAAGACAGGCGGGGCACGGCCTTCGGGGCTTATCACGGGGTGGTGGGTATAACGTTGCTTCCGGCCAGTTTGATAGCGGGGTGGCTCTGGCAGGCGGTCAGCCCGGCGGCCCCCTTTTATTTCGGCGCGGCTATGGCAGTTATCGCGGTCATAGGATTAATGGTATTTATCAGGGAAAAACCGTAG
- a CDS encoding S28 family serine protease, whose amino-acid sequence MRKSVFNTVLVFLIALMLCVPFLSCAPAEKNYELTRIIISQPLDHASPDGARFDQEIFILVPHNAPNSSPVFFILGNEHDLTNQELAATWNMYGAPTDVIFIQAEHRGYGQSVSSDSDQTVPAYVTVGQALADYHQVIAELKKTYTGPWMSAGYSYGGGLSVDFAAIYPDDVNVTLSSSGVIDWPFTMDAYDKQVRITMGPETYARLTQHIKNLEPVEMFDSNWLERELLVGFIHGMTQYGRYKSYMPVFQAASNLPTPAFMGVLHMIDDAIAQKTGMQYAEANAKITLSRDEAITGKYGWRVWRYQQCAETGIFELSAGSDGVFNRSRDDFFVESRALFGKDPESAVKPAWSPRSRLADLKVPLVYVCGGMDPWQGLGLEKDYKISQGYYFYIPDGRHCPDRDNVELGKQVLTKMLEYAR is encoded by the coding sequence ATGAGAAAATCCGTGTTTAATACCGTCCTGGTCTTCCTTATTGCATTGATGCTTTGCGTCCCCTTTCTGTCATGCGCCCCGGCGGAAAAGAATTACGAGCTTACACGCATTATAATCTCCCAGCCGCTGGACCACGCCAGTCCTGACGGTGCGCGTTTCGATCAGGAGATATTTATACTGGTCCCGCACAACGCTCCCAACAGCTCACCCGTTTTCTTTATCCTGGGGAACGAGCACGACCTGACAAATCAGGAATTGGCAGCTACATGGAATATGTACGGCGCGCCGACCGACGTCATCTTCATCCAGGCCGAGCACCGCGGCTACGGCCAGAGTGTCAGTTCCGACAGCGACCAGACCGTTCCCGCATACGTGACGGTGGGCCAGGCCCTGGCTGATTATCACCAGGTCATTGCCGAGCTTAAAAAGACGTACACAGGTCCCTGGATGTCCGCCGGTTACAGCTACGGCGGCGGCCTATCAGTTGATTTTGCGGCCATATATCCCGACGACGTCAACGTAACGCTTTCCTCCAGCGGCGTGATCGACTGGCCTTTCACCATGGATGCCTATGACAAACAGGTGCGCATCACCATGGGCCCCGAGACCTACGCCCGCCTGACGCAACATATCAAGAACCTTGAGCCTGTCGAGATGTTCGACTCAAACTGGCTGGAGCGGGAACTCCTGGTCGGATTCATCCACGGCATGACCCAGTATGGACGATACAAGTCATACATGCCGGTCTTCCAGGCTGCCTCAAATCTTCCCACACCGGCGTTCATGGGCGTGCTGCATATGATCGACGATGCAATCGCCCAAAAAACAGGGATGCAATATGCTGAAGCAAATGCCAAAATTACGCTTTCACGTGACGAGGCGATAACGGGCAAATACGGCTGGCGCGTGTGGCGTTACCAGCAGTGCGCTGAGACGGGCATCTTCGAGCTGTCCGCCGGCAGCGACGGCGTCTTCAACCGCAGCAGGGACGATTTCTTCGTGGAGAGCCGGGCGCTGTTCGGCAAGGACCCCGAATCCGCGGTCAAACCAGCCTGGTCCCCGCGCTCCAGACTGGCCGATTTGAAGGTGCCGCTGGTTTACGTCTGCGGCGGCATGGACCCCTGGCAGGGATTGGGGCTGGAAAAAGACTATAAGATCTCGCAAGGTTATTATTTTTATATCCCGGACGGCCGGCATTGCCCCGATCGCGATAATGTCGAGTTAGGCAAGCAGGTGCTGACCAAGATGCTCGAATATGCCAGATAA
- a CDS encoding DUF2284 domain-containing protein, whose protein sequence is MSKEREKGKQGGTDNIATKLRPYLDIMLKSGVDDAVIIETATVITAPWVRLKCRFGCGGYSGCLCCPPFSPAPEDMRKVLDSYRYAILLHRHIKRGWQSVGKLSKAAITLERSLFLAGYYKAWATKSGPCTLCSDCDTSQTCKHPDKARPSMEACGIDVYATARGNGLPINVVKTRADERDFYALVLVK, encoded by the coding sequence ATGAGCAAAGAAAGAGAGAAAGGAAAGCAAGGTGGCACAGATAATATCGCCACCAAATTAAGGCCATACTTGGATATAATGCTTAAAAGCGGAGTAGACGATGCGGTCATTATTGAGACTGCCACGGTGATTACTGCTCCGTGGGTTAGATTGAAATGTCGGTTCGGCTGCGGCGGTTATTCCGGTTGCCTCTGCTGTCCGCCATTTTCACCAGCGCCTGAAGACATGCGGAAGGTGCTTGACTCATACAGATACGCAATCCTTCTTCACCGCCATATCAAGAGAGGGTGGCAGTCGGTTGGAAAATTGAGTAAGGCAGCTATAACCCTGGAAAGGTCACTCTTTCTGGCAGGATATTACAAGGCGTGGGCCACTAAGAGTGGGCCCTGCACCCTCTGTTCCGACTGCGATACTTCCCAAACGTGCAAGCATCCTGACAAGGCCAGACCATCTATGGAAGCGTGTGGCATTGATGTCTACGCTACGGCAAGAGGTAATGGCCTACCTATTAACGTGGTGAAAACCAGGGCAGATGAAAGAGACTTTTACGCGCTAGTGCTCGTAAAATAG
- a CDS encoding 4Fe-4S binding protein yields the protein METVDPIYREFASRLGQPDSHYLPRILAKLANLEQAKIIRELPSTPQEIAGKLGIDVKAVELHIRELFEKGVIFYTKKGPQMARSLMQLHDAALCNPKYDEMLGNEFFDLFTALMNEEIGPVAITEVLAGAGSGQPMMRIIPRWKSIKDIPGVLPCEDVREIIKAQSTLALVPCCCKREYRQRQCGTPTNSCISIGKTAQYNIDRGAGRQMTAEEALKVIDECDDYPLIHVAPNQTVLNQVFCNCHSCCCGFLHPVLSQTKFEISQAIARSRFEVTVDAKECIQCGICVERCQFKANSMEYNQETGDECSKTDIDRCLGCGACVTSCPSGARKMKLVRPPEHIPGTVGGIY from the coding sequence ATGGAAACTGTAGATCCTATTTACAGGGAATTTGCATCCAGATTGGGACAGCCTGATTCGCACTACCTGCCTCGCATACTGGCCAAGCTGGCCAATCTCGAACAGGCAAAGATAATTCGAGAACTTCCTTCAACCCCGCAGGAAATAGCCGGAAAACTCGGTATCGATGTAAAAGCAGTTGAACTGCATATAAGAGAATTATTTGAGAAGGGTGTAATTTTTTACACCAAAAAAGGTCCCCAGATGGCTCGCAGTCTCATGCAGTTACATGATGCCGCGCTGTGCAATCCGAAATACGACGAAATGCTGGGGAACGAGTTCTTTGACCTATTCACAGCCCTGATGAATGAGGAGATAGGACCGGTCGCGATCACCGAGGTGCTGGCCGGGGCCGGCTCAGGGCAACCTATGATGAGGATTATACCAAGATGGAAATCAATAAAGGACATACCAGGAGTCCTGCCGTGTGAAGATGTGAGGGAGATAATCAAAGCACAGAGTACGCTGGCACTGGTGCCCTGCTGCTGTAAACGCGAATACAGGCAAAGGCAATGCGGGACACCTACGAATAGTTGTATCAGCATTGGAAAGACGGCCCAGTACAATATCGATCGTGGGGCCGGACGGCAAATGACTGCAGAAGAGGCACTGAAGGTAATTGATGAGTGCGACGATTACCCGCTGATACACGTCGCTCCAAACCAGACCGTTTTGAACCAGGTATTCTGCAACTGCCACTCGTGTTGCTGCGGATTCCTGCATCCTGTATTGTCACAGACTAAATTCGAGATATCACAGGCTATCGCCAGAAGCCGTTTTGAAGTTACTGTGGACGCAAAGGAATGCATCCAATGCGGGATTTGCGTGGAAAGATGCCAGTTTAAAGCAAATTCTATGGAATATAACCAGGAAACCGGCGACGAATGCTCAAAGACGGATATCGATAGATGCCTGGGCTGCGGCGCCTGCGTCACTTCCTGTCCTTCAGGCGCCAGAAAAATGAAACTGGTCCGTCCGCCGGAACATATACCCGGAACCGTCGGCGGTATCTACTGA
- a CDS encoding Sir2 family NAD-dependent protein deacetylase translates to MADLNERIDTLAQWMAQAKYLVVFTGAGISTESGLPDFRGPDGLWTRKAKGLPPPTGVDWTEVEPNQAHQAIVELQDMGMLKFLITQNVDNLHLRSGIKPELIAEFHGNITKLRCTSCANQIDSFPDLLNTGCPICEKGKLVSSVVNFGDPIPRRAYDESAHHSRLSESFIVAGSSLVVQPAAEMPDIAHKAGAKLVIINQGETPLDKICDLRFWESTGEVLPEAVDRLKKILKT, encoded by the coding sequence ATGGCTGATTTAAACGAAAGAATCGACACGCTGGCTCAGTGGATGGCGCAGGCCAAATACCTGGTGGTCTTCACCGGGGCGGGAATCAGCACTGAATCGGGGTTGCCGGATTTCAGGGGTCCTGACGGGTTGTGGACAAGGAAGGCGAAGGGGCTGCCGCCGCCCACCGGTGTAGACTGGACAGAGGTGGAGCCGAACCAGGCCCATCAGGCGATTGTTGAATTGCAGGACATGGGCATGCTCAAATTCCTCATCACACAGAATGTCGATAATCTGCATTTAAGGTCGGGCATTAAGCCCGAATTGATCGCCGAGTTTCATGGAAACATCACCAAACTGAGATGTACCTCATGTGCCAATCAGATCGACTCCTTTCCCGACCTGCTGAATACAGGTTGCCCGATCTGCGAGAAAGGCAAACTGGTTTCGAGCGTGGTCAATTTCGGCGATCCGATTCCCCGCAGGGCGTATGATGAGTCCGCCCATCACTCCCGGCTGAGCGAAAGTTTCATTGTCGCCGGCTCAAGCCTGGTTGTCCAACCTGCTGCAGAAATGCCTGATATAGCTCACAAAGCCGGTGCAAAGCTGGTCATCATTAACCAGGGAGAGACACCGCTGGATAAGATATGTGATCTACGTTTCTGGGAGAGCACTGGGGAAGTACTGCCGGAGGCAGTGGATCGATTAAAGAAGATACTGAAAACGTAG
- a CDS encoding lysoplasmalogenase family protein gives MTATKRAIVIALLFVILFLFGGYTTLDWYQFLTGTADFARPEIPYVRATKVAVSFICAILVFLIGRDGFNRGDTKRLVLAYAAIAVGDIFLVFDINMIGMLVFAVAHVFFIIRNGWGLKDYFKNKSTSNRTWDILSALFILAIAGVAMGWFFLPALGPSLMFYLLAIYSLFLGVSLWAAWAAVRIGFMPKANAWLVAIGLSCFFVSDLLVGVHFATEPGRFQTCAIYITWLFYTPGLVLPALSGYRLDRKAA, from the coding sequence ATGACTGCGACCAAGCGCGCCATTGTAATAGCACTGCTTTTCGTTATCCTTTTCCTTTTCGGCGGATACACCACGCTGGACTGGTACCAGTTCCTGACCGGCACGGCCGACTTCGCCCGGCCCGAGATTCCCTACGTGCGCGCAACCAAGGTTGCAGTTTCATTCATCTGTGCCATCCTGGTTTTCCTCATCGGCAGGGACGGCTTTAACCGCGGCGACACTAAACGCCTGGTGCTGGCATACGCCGCCATCGCCGTGGGCGATATCTTCCTGGTCTTCGATATAAACATGATCGGCATGCTGGTCTTCGCCGTCGCGCACGTTTTCTTTATCATACGCAATGGATGGGGGCTCAAGGACTATTTCAAAAATAAATCAACCTCAAACCGGACCTGGGATATACTCTCGGCGCTGTTCATACTGGCGATAGCCGGGGTCGCGATGGGATGGTTCTTCCTCCCAGCACTGGGGCCAAGCCTGATGTTCTACCTGCTGGCGATCTACAGCCTGTTTCTGGGCGTCTCCCTTTGGGCGGCCTGGGCCGCAGTGCGGATCGGCTTCATGCCCAAAGCCAACGCCTGGCTGGTGGCCATCGGACTATCCTGCTTTTTCGTCAGCGACCTGCTGGTGGGCGTGCATTTCGCCACTGAGCCGGGCCGGTTCCAGACCTGCGCCATCTATATCACATGGCTTTTCTACACACCAGGACTGGTGCTGCCGGCACTGAGCGGCTACAGGCTGGACCGCAAAGCCGCCTGA
- a CDS encoding FAD-dependent oxidoreductase, with the protein MAKISLFIDGKSITVDSESTVLEAATQAGVYIPQLCSHPDLKPSGECGLCAVEIEGSGEPVQACNTKVTENLVVHTDTDAIRKKQKQALEKILKQHPNACLTCWRRERCKPFDICLRNVEVTERCVTCPENGHCELQQVVDFLDMGNDNIPYTYRNLPVQRDNPYFDLDYNLCIACGRCVRACRDLRGIKALDFKEIDGFKVAGPVKATYEESGCKYCFTCVEVCPVGALVDKLARYRAIAEWEGYVVPCSYACPAHIDIPRYINYIARGKYPEALAVVREKVPFPGALGRVCIHPCEQACRRGKLNEPICIKFLKRYAADHDNELWKKNNKILPPTGKKVAVVGSGPAGLTAAFYLAKLGHAVTVFEALPQTGGMMRVGIPAYRLPREILDAEIDEIKKAGVEIKVNQRIESIDDLLAQGFDAVFIGIGDHKGSKMGAEGEDLPGVLDGVSFLRTVALGQQFNIGKKVSIIGGGNSAIDCARVALRVGSSDVTILYRRTRAEMPAAPEEVEAAIHEGIKIVFLAAPNKITQNGDKLAMECIKMRLGDPDASGRRSPVRIPGSEYVEEFDNVIAGIGQVSDIPAKFDVAVNRGNIKANDKTLETSRKGVFAGGDIVTGPASVIGAIAQGRLAASSIDIYLGGKGQIEEQLAPVEEMEPWFGEEPGFAAKKHPAMPELEKSKSLGGFAEVELGYSEQAAVDEANRCYKCHYRLKLSHPPAPPVKVKSA; encoded by the coding sequence ATGGCCAAAATAAGTCTATTTATAGATGGCAAATCCATAACCGTTGACAGCGAAAGCACCGTGCTGGAGGCGGCCACGCAGGCCGGCGTCTATATACCCCAGCTATGCTCACACCCTGACCTGAAACCCTCCGGCGAGTGCGGCCTCTGCGCGGTTGAGATAGAAGGATCTGGCGAACCGGTCCAGGCCTGCAACACCAAAGTCACAGAGAACCTGGTCGTCCACACCGATACCGATGCCATCAGGAAGAAGCAGAAGCAGGCCCTGGAGAAAATACTCAAACAGCACCCCAATGCCTGCCTCACCTGTTGGAGAAGGGAACGCTGCAAACCGTTCGACATCTGCCTGCGCAATGTCGAGGTGACCGAGAGGTGCGTTACCTGCCCCGAAAACGGCCACTGCGAGCTGCAGCAGGTGGTGGACTTCCTAGATATGGGCAACGACAATATACCCTACACCTACCGCAACCTGCCGGTGCAGAGGGACAACCCATATTTCGATCTCGATTACAACCTGTGCATCGCCTGCGGACGCTGCGTCAGGGCCTGCCGGGACCTGCGGGGCATTAAGGCCCTCGATTTCAAGGAAATCGACGGCTTCAAGGTCGCAGGACCCGTTAAAGCAACCTACGAGGAGTCCGGCTGTAAATACTGCTTCACCTGCGTCGAGGTCTGCCCGGTGGGCGCGCTGGTGGACAAGCTGGCCAGGTACCGCGCCATCGCGGAATGGGAAGGCTATGTCGTCCCCTGCAGCTATGCCTGCCCGGCGCATATAGATATCCCCAGATATATAAATTACATCGCCCGCGGCAAATATCCCGAAGCGCTGGCCGTGGTAAGGGAGAAGGTTCCCTTCCCGGGCGCGCTGGGACGCGTGTGCATACACCCCTGCGAGCAGGCCTGCCGCCGCGGAAAGCTCAACGAGCCGATCTGCATCAAGTTCCTCAAGAGGTACGCGGCAGACCACGATAACGAGCTTTGGAAAAAGAACAATAAGATATTACCGCCTACCGGCAAGAAGGTGGCCGTCGTAGGCTCCGGACCCGCCGGCCTGACCGCCGCCTTCTACCTGGCCAAGCTGGGCCACGCTGTAACCGTGTTCGAGGCCCTCCCCCAGACAGGCGGCATGATGCGCGTGGGAATTCCCGCCTACAGGCTTCCCCGCGAGATACTCGACGCCGAGATAGACGAGATCAAAAAAGCTGGCGTGGAGATCAAGGTCAACCAGAGGATAGAGTCCATAGACGATCTGCTGGCACAGGGCTTCGACGCTGTGTTTATCGGCATCGGCGACCACAAGGGGTCCAAGATGGGCGCGGAAGGCGAGGACCTGCCCGGAGTGCTGGACGGCGTGAGCTTCCTGCGCACCGTGGCGCTGGGTCAGCAGTTCAATATCGGCAAAAAGGTGTCCATCATAGGCGGCGGCAACTCCGCCATCGACTGCGCGCGCGTCGCACTGCGCGTTGGCTCCAGCGATGTGACCATACTCTACCGACGCACCAGGGCCGAGATGCCCGCCGCGCCGGAAGAGGTGGAGGCTGCCATACACGAGGGCATCAAGATCGTGTTTTTGGCCGCTCCCAACAAGATTACGCAGAATGGCGACAAACTGGCCATGGAGTGCATCAAGATGCGGCTGGGCGACCCCGACGCCAGCGGACGCAGAAGCCCGGTGCGCATACCCGGCAGCGAGTACGTGGAGGAGTTCGACAACGTTATCGCCGGCATCGGACAGGTCTCCGATATACCGGCTAAATTCGACGTGGCCGTCAACCGCGGCAATATCAAGGCCAACGATAAAACGCTTGAGACCAGCCGCAAGGGCGTATTCGCCGGCGGCGATATCGTGACCGGACCCGCTTCGGTCATCGGCGCCATCGCGCAGGGCAGATTGGCCGCGTCTTCCATCGACATATACCTGGGCGGCAAAGGGCAGATCGAGGAACAGCTGGCGCCCGTAGAAGAGATGGAGCCCTGGTTCGGCGAGGAGCCGGGCTTCGCTGCCAAAAAGCACCCGGCTATGCCGGAGCTGGAGAAATCGAAGAGCCTGGGCGGCTTCGCCGAAGTCGAGCTGGGCTACAGCGAGCAGGCGGCCGTGGACGAGGCCAATAGATGCTATAAATGCCATTACAGGCTGAAGCTTTCGCACCCGCCGGCGCCGCCGGTCAAGGTCAAATCTGCCTGA
- a CDS encoding sulfide/dihydroorotate dehydrogenase-like FAD/NAD-binding protein → MFKIIASEKLTPVIDLFKIEAPAIAKKARAGQFVIIRVDEAGERIPLTLADWDAKEGTVTLVAMEVGTSTRKLGQMKAGDSLHNLVGPLGLPSDIEKFGTVICVGGGVGIAPIYPIARSLKEAGNKIISIIGARNKDLLFWEDRMKTVSDELIVTTDDGSYARKGLVTEPLKEKLEQGKIDRVIAIGPAIMMKFCAQTTKPFNVPTIVSLNSIMVDGTGMCGCCRVSIGGTTKFACVDGPDFDGHQVDWNTVFDRQKVYLKEEKESLDKWESCRCGKS, encoded by the coding sequence ATGTTCAAAATCATAGCCAGCGAGAAGCTGACGCCGGTGATCGATCTGTTCAAGATCGAGGCCCCGGCCATAGCCAAAAAGGCCAGGGCCGGCCAATTCGTAATCATACGTGTCGACGAAGCTGGAGAGCGCATACCGCTGACACTGGCCGACTGGGACGCCAAGGAAGGCACGGTCACTCTGGTGGCCATGGAGGTGGGCACCTCAACCAGGAAACTGGGACAGATGAAAGCAGGGGACAGCCTGCATAACCTGGTCGGTCCGCTGGGACTGCCCTCCGATATAGAGAAATTCGGCACCGTGATCTGCGTGGGAGGCGGCGTGGGCATCGCGCCCATCTACCCCATCGCCCGGTCGTTGAAAGAGGCAGGCAACAAAATCATCTCCATCATCGGAGCGCGCAATAAGGACCTGCTCTTCTGGGAGGACCGCATGAAGACAGTCAGCGACGAGCTGATCGTCACGACCGACGACGGCTCCTACGCGCGCAAGGGACTGGTCACCGAGCCGCTCAAGGAGAAGCTGGAACAGGGCAAGATCGACCGGGTGATCGCCATCGGCCCTGCTATCATGATGAAGTTCTGCGCTCAAACCACCAAACCTTTTAACGTCCCGACCATCGTCAGCCTCAACTCGATCATGGTGGACGGGACCGGCATGTGCGGCTGCTGTCGCGTGTCCATCGGCGGGACCACCAAATTCGCCTGCGTGGACGGCCCCGATTTCGACGGACACCAGGTGGACTGGAATACGGTGTTCGACAGGCAGAAGGTCTATCTCAAAGAAGAAAAAGAATCCCTGGATAAATGGGAATCCTGCCGGTGCGGCAAATCTTAA